Proteins from one Cellulosilyticum lentocellum DSM 5427 genomic window:
- a CDS encoding redox-sensing transcriptional repressor Rex, which translates to MTEERKISMNVIRRLPRYYRYLGELLQKGVTKISSRELSEKMNVTASQIRQDLNNFGGFGQQGYGYNVEYLHTEIGKILGLHQNYKMIIVGVGNLGQAIANSTSFSKRGFKLIGLFDVNPRLIGMSIHGVEVQDIDKMEQFVKENEVEIAILTMPKTRVKETAESLAKWGIKGLWNFSPVDLFVPDTVQVENVHLSHSLMTLAYKINEAEVEREKKDKSESIGQIEE; encoded by the coding sequence GTGACGGAAGAAAGAAAGATTTCTATGAATGTAATACGGAGATTGCCACGTTATTACAGATATCTGGGAGAATTATTACAAAAAGGAGTAACCAAAATCTCCTCCAGAGAATTAAGTGAGAAGATGAATGTGACCGCATCACAAATTCGTCAAGACCTTAACAATTTTGGAGGCTTTGGGCAACAGGGTTACGGATACAATGTGGAGTACTTGCATACAGAGATAGGAAAGATATTAGGACTTCACCAAAACTATAAAATGATTATTGTAGGCGTAGGTAACTTAGGACAAGCTATTGCTAATTCAACATCATTTAGTAAAAGAGGCTTTAAGTTAATCGGTTTATTTGACGTTAATCCAAGACTAATTGGTATGAGCATACACGGGGTAGAAGTACAAGATATTGACAAAATGGAGCAGTTCGTAAAGGAAAATGAAGTAGAAATTGCTATTTTAACAATGCCAAAAACAAGAGTAAAAGAGACAGCTGAGAGTTTAGCAAAATGGGGGATAAAAGGCTTATGGAACTTCTCACCTGTGGATTTATTCGTACCAGATACAGTACAAGTTGAGAATGTACACCTTTCTCATTCATTAATGACTTTGGCTTATAAGATTAATGAGGCTGAGGTTGAAAGAGAGAAGAAAGATAAGAGTGAGAGTATAGGGCAAATTGAAGAATAA
- a CDS encoding copper amine oxidase N-terminal domain-containing protein translates to MHRKIKSLLMLMLSFLTIALPLSTEAATPEAYCLLNYQGRPDLTSKWLYIFTFPNQETISLKFKETHPFLMVNGTFVPTANIQIINNRSFIPLRIVSEELGMNVRWDASSQTAIIQKNALQITVKPNQEKFLINGVEALSEDKVCTINGSLYVPLRFLEKAFPITLNYIPYKESSPFYLLGNPLITIDENSTQKQFTKEEAFQFLHAQLLEAYNNFLTNQTYNQNTEYSNSILDRLKTDIDSIQCTGKISRYWVFTGPYPILLDAFTGDIYFAKSKIVRSYIEKMIITDPEVFALDYFLG, encoded by the coding sequence ATGCATAGAAAAATCAAATCACTATTAATGTTAATGCTATCATTTTTAACCATCGCTCTTCCCCTGTCAACTGAAGCTGCTACTCCAGAAGCTTATTGTCTTTTAAATTATCAAGGGCGTCCAGATCTTACTTCAAAATGGCTTTATATTTTCACCTTCCCTAATCAAGAAACCATATCCTTAAAATTTAAAGAAACTCATCCTTTCTTAATGGTTAATGGAACATTTGTGCCTACTGCTAATATTCAAATCATTAATAACCGTTCCTTTATTCCTCTTAGAATTGTAAGCGAAGAACTTGGAATGAATGTACGCTGGGATGCTTCTTCTCAAACTGCCATTATTCAAAAAAATGCTTTACAGATTACCGTTAAGCCTAATCAAGAAAAGTTTCTTATCAATGGAGTTGAAGCGCTATCTGAAGATAAAGTATGTACAATTAACGGAAGCCTTTATGTGCCTTTGCGTTTTCTTGAAAAAGCTTTTCCTATTACTTTAAACTATATTCCCTATAAGGAGTCTTCACCCTTTTATCTATTAGGAAATCCGCTTATTACTATTGATGAAAATTCTACGCAAAAACAATTCACTAAAGAAGAAGCCTTTCAATTCCTACACGCTCAACTCCTTGAGGCATATAATAACTTCTTAACTAATCAAACATATAATCAAAACACTGAGTACTCCAATTCAATTTTGGATAGACTAAAAACCGATATTGACAGCATTCAATGTACAGGTAAAATCTCTCGTTATTGGGTATTTACCGGTCCATATCCTATTCTATTAGATGCCTTTACTGGCGATATTTATTTTGCCAAATCTAAAATTGTAAGGTCTTATATTGAAAAAATGATTATCACTGATCCAGAAGTTTTTGCACTTGATTACTTTCTTGGCTAG
- a CDS encoding TIGR04141 family sporadically distributed protein, whose amino-acid sequence MKLSYYLFKKDVEDFDEIILKNKVNSDNNYQELLVITTDLDFDAKVYMQTNKSKAPKWLKFLEKDVDIRDKEEVRNTVNSFIILIKIIKDEKKYFFGITAGFGFIGINKEKLENDFGLKVTLNSISPYELKALDVRNIDLKTKQKRVHINKGSELGEFELDLHQDILNLVSGKCEDTEVGTNIRGTTSLNLNSKVKFKELGAKCRQLIELYLSDKYKANFDFIDNMKVVKNKELSEELNKLLWNHIQENKQEKISLTYPDMIEYDKCARYKIVYSYNKFVETDEIDITDLYRLMAEQKIDTIEKFKKICVIGLDDSDSPKTSKAPIKEFIVFEVSKETKTYIFTMNNWYVIDTNYYEKVKTKLEYIEEVEIEELTTIKKGETEGQYNERQDKKHFIYLDKKNFQIPNSRSKVEICDLLSKHLQFICIKRETASATLSHLFSQGSVSMDLLKNESTYRERVIQYLEEQYGKIEFNKDSFPYNEVKVVYAITSNKKGSLKDIIPFFSKVNLLQHIKRINELGMQVQLCKIRIEE is encoded by the coding sequence ATGAAATTATCATATTATTTATTTAAGAAAGATGTAGAAGATTTTGATGAGATAATATTAAAAAACAAAGTAAACTCAGATAACAACTATCAAGAGTTACTAGTGATTACAACAGATTTAGATTTTGATGCTAAAGTTTATATGCAAACCAATAAATCAAAAGCACCTAAATGGTTAAAGTTTTTAGAGAAGGATGTAGATATAAGGGATAAAGAAGAAGTAAGAAATACAGTAAATTCATTTATTATTTTAATTAAGATTATAAAAGATGAGAAAAAATACTTTTTTGGTATTACTGCAGGCTTTGGATTTATTGGAATTAATAAGGAAAAATTAGAAAATGATTTTGGATTGAAGGTTACTCTAAATAGTATTTCACCATATGAATTAAAAGCCTTAGATGTTAGAAATATTGATCTAAAGACGAAACAGAAACGCGTACACATTAATAAAGGAAGTGAGTTAGGAGAGTTTGAGTTGGACCTACATCAAGACATACTAAATTTAGTATCAGGAAAGTGTGAAGATACTGAAGTAGGAACAAATATTAGAGGAACAACTTCTTTAAATTTGAATAGTAAAGTAAAATTTAAGGAATTAGGAGCAAAGTGTAGGCAATTAATAGAGTTATATTTAAGTGATAAGTATAAAGCAAATTTTGATTTTATTGATAACATGAAAGTAGTAAAAAATAAAGAGTTAAGTGAGGAATTAAATAAGCTACTCTGGAATCATATACAAGAAAATAAACAAGAGAAGATTAGTTTAACTTATCCAGATATGATAGAGTACGATAAATGTGCTAGATACAAGATTGTATATAGCTATAACAAATTTGTAGAAACAGATGAAATAGATATTACCGACTTATACAGACTAATGGCAGAGCAAAAAATTGATACAATAGAGAAATTCAAAAAGATATGTGTTATAGGTTTAGATGATTCGGATAGTCCTAAAACATCAAAAGCACCTATAAAAGAGTTTATAGTTTTTGAGGTATCCAAAGAAACTAAAACATATATTTTTACAATGAATAATTGGTATGTTATTGATACTAACTACTATGAAAAGGTTAAGACAAAGCTTGAATATATTGAAGAAGTAGAAATTGAAGAGTTAACTACTATTAAAAAGGGAGAGACTGAGGGGCAGTACAATGAAAGGCAAGATAAAAAACACTTTATATATTTAGATAAGAAGAATTTTCAAATTCCTAATTCAAGGAGCAAAGTCGAGATATGTGATTTGTTATCAAAACACTTACAATTTATATGCATAAAAAGAGAAACTGCTTCTGCTACATTGAGTCATCTATTTTCACAAGGCTCAGTATCGATGGACTTATTAAAAAATGAATCAACTTATAGAGAAAGAGTTATACAATATTTAGAAGAGCAATATGGAAAAATAGAATTTAATAAGGATTCATTCCCGTATAATGAAGTAAAAGTAGTATATGCTATTACATCAAATAAGAAAGGAAGTTTGAAGGATATTATTCCTTTCTTTAGTAAGGTTAACTTATTGCAGCATATAAAAAGAATTAATGAGTTAGGAATGCAAGTTCAATTATGTAAAATCAGGATAGAAGAGTAA
- the recD2 gene encoding SF1B family DNA helicase RecD2, with the protein MENLRGVVERITYANEDTGYSVIKIRCKGYHELVTVVGSMATVNVGAVITMKGFWSSNPKYGRQFEAKEWEETLPASIYGIEKYLGSGLIKGIGPVYAKKIVNLFKEQTLDIIEEEPDRIIEVPGIGKKRVEMIKKAWQDQKEIKNIMIFLQSYGVSTSFGSRIYKYYGNESIEVVKENPYQLADDIYGIGFKTADGVAAKLGIEKDSFKRCRAGLFYTLSQLSEEGHCFARTEQLVAKCVEILEVEETKVIMTIDHLIKEKELIKEEPDAIYLPPFYFSERGVAKRLKEIMAGHTLRQVKKSDEVIAFLERTEQMTYDDIQREAIHLASRSKVMLLTGGPGTGKTTTTHGIISLFKESGMEVLLTAPTGRAAKRMSEATGMEAKTIHRLLECKPPEGYKKNEDHPLVGDVLIIDEASMIDIILMYNLLKAIPDHMILVIVGDIDQLPSVGAGNVLQDMIASGVIPTIKLERIFRQAMGSKIITNAHKINKGENPDLRGGKDSNFFFIEQEESQGVIDTIVKLCTKRLPQYYKVNPIKDIQILTPMQRSETGAANLNTVLQSALNKNTLHLKRGATEYRLNDKVMQIRNNYDKEVFNGDVGFISDIDLEERTLKVTFDEREIEYEALELDELVLAYATTIHKAQGSEYPIVVMPLTFSHYVMLQRNLIYTGITRAKKVVVLVGNRQAIYVAVKNNEVKNRNTKLAERLQSESVI; encoded by the coding sequence ATGGAAAATTTACGTGGTGTAGTAGAGCGCATTACTTATGCTAATGAGGATACTGGTTATAGTGTGATTAAGATTAGGTGTAAAGGCTATCATGAGCTTGTAACGGTAGTGGGGAGTATGGCTACTGTTAATGTAGGTGCGGTTATTACTATGAAAGGGTTTTGGTCGAGCAATCCTAAATATGGTAGGCAGTTTGAGGCTAAGGAATGGGAGGAGACTTTGCCTGCTAGTATTTATGGTATAGAGAAGTATTTAGGCAGTGGGCTTATTAAGGGAATTGGGCCTGTGTATGCTAAGAAGATTGTTAATTTATTTAAGGAGCAGACACTAGATATTATCGAAGAAGAACCTGATCGGATTATAGAGGTTCCTGGGATAGGTAAAAAACGTGTAGAGATGATTAAGAAAGCTTGGCAGGATCAAAAGGAGATTAAGAACATTATGATTTTCTTACAATCCTATGGTGTATCCACTTCTTTTGGAAGTCGTATTTATAAATACTATGGCAATGAGAGTATTGAGGTGGTTAAAGAAAATCCTTATCAGCTAGCAGATGATATTTATGGGATTGGTTTTAAAACAGCTGATGGGGTAGCAGCTAAGCTAGGGATAGAGAAGGATTCTTTTAAAAGATGCCGTGCAGGGCTTTTTTACACTCTGAGTCAACTCTCAGAGGAAGGACACTGTTTTGCTAGAACAGAGCAATTAGTGGCTAAATGTGTAGAGATATTAGAGGTAGAAGAAACAAAGGTGATAATGACTATCGACCATTTGATTAAAGAAAAGGAACTGATTAAAGAAGAACCAGATGCCATTTACTTACCACCTTTTTATTTTAGTGAAAGAGGGGTAGCGAAACGTTTAAAGGAGATTATGGCAGGTCATACGCTAAGGCAAGTGAAAAAGAGTGATGAGGTTATTGCTTTCTTAGAAAGAACGGAGCAGATGACTTATGATGATATTCAAAGAGAAGCCATTCATCTTGCAAGTAGGTCTAAGGTGATGCTATTGACAGGTGGTCCGGGAACAGGAAAGACAACCACTACTCACGGGATTATTAGTTTGTTTAAAGAGTCAGGGATGGAAGTGCTGTTGACTGCACCAACAGGAAGAGCGGCTAAAAGGATGAGTGAAGCCACTGGTATGGAAGCTAAGACCATTCACAGGCTATTAGAGTGTAAGCCACCTGAGGGGTATAAGAAAAATGAGGATCATCCATTAGTAGGTGATGTCCTTATAATAGATGAAGCTTCAATGATAGATATTATACTGATGTATAATTTATTAAAAGCCATTCCAGATCATATGATTCTTGTTATTGTTGGAGACATTGATCAGCTTCCTTCTGTAGGTGCAGGCAATGTGCTTCAAGATATGATAGCTTCTGGCGTTATCCCTACTATTAAGCTAGAACGTATTTTTAGACAAGCTATGGGAAGTAAAATTATTACCAATGCCCACAAGATTAATAAAGGAGAAAATCCGGATTTAAGAGGTGGAAAGGATAGTAATTTCTTCTTCATAGAGCAAGAAGAGAGTCAGGGGGTTATTGATACGATTGTCAAACTATGTACCAAAAGGCTGCCTCAGTATTATAAAGTGAATCCAATCAAAGACATTCAGATACTAACACCTATGCAGCGTTCTGAAACAGGTGCTGCTAACCTCAATACAGTACTGCAATCAGCACTTAATAAAAATACGCTTCATTTAAAACGAGGGGCTACTGAATATAGGCTCAATGACAAAGTGATGCAGATACGAAATAACTATGATAAGGAAGTCTTTAACGGAGATGTAGGCTTTATTTCAGACATTGATTTAGAGGAGCGTACGCTTAAAGTGACCTTTGATGAGCGGGAAATAGAGTATGAAGCATTAGAATTAGATGAACTTGTACTGGCTTATGCCACCACGATTCATAAGGCCCAGGGAAGTGAATATCCTATTGTAGTCATGCCTCTTACTTTTAGTCATTATGTGATGCTCCAGCGTAATTTAATTTATACAGGTATAACGAGAGCTAAAAAGGTAGTGGTGTTGGTAGGTAATCGTCAAGCGATTTATGTAGCAGTGAAGAACAATGAAGTAAAAAATAGAAATACCAAATTAGCTGAGAGACTACAAAGTGAATCCGTGATTTAG
- a CDS encoding B12-binding domain-containing radical SAM protein: MLDVLLLNSPLEFQKSKNKEQYLPPIGLGYIMTYLLKDNINAKLNDCIYLNQNFDEICHLIRSKKPRYLGINVFSTNIHIVKEIVKKIPKDIKVIIGGQLVKCIYKEIASWNVEHKIIAVCGEGELIIPDIIKESVKEKPIMINDNCTVYRVDNTSIYFPEDISQIVLDRNLFKNRILKNRFNLQEACMVSSRGCIYNCAFCGGAKSLNEDICTRIRSKDSIIDEINEIKKVNPEVQSIRMLDDLFLRSRRSIKEAIEIFQIVQLKWRAMAHIYSFRNNQDLLQELSRCGCLEVFVGIETGSNRMRKKINKLGTAEEVYECIKAILNANINVKGYFMYGLPEENLEDMQETYRLARELKEASENTKAMFRNSTFQFRPYHGTLLYEQLKEKNIKLEGIQSNNSLNSIKGRTQFNYSAGNFSECPDNVLNDFIINTLKMNED; the protein is encoded by the coding sequence ATGTTAGATGTATTATTATTGAATTCTCCATTAGAATTTCAAAAAAGCAAAAATAAGGAGCAGTATTTACCTCCTATAGGATTAGGATATATAATGACATATTTATTGAAAGATAATATTAATGCGAAATTAAACGACTGTATATATCTTAATCAAAACTTTGATGAGATTTGTCACCTTATAAGGAGTAAGAAACCAAGATATCTTGGAATTAATGTGTTTTCAACAAATATACATATTGTCAAAGAAATAGTTAAAAAGATACCTAAAGATATTAAAGTCATTATTGGTGGACAATTAGTAAAATGTATTTATAAAGAAATAGCTTCATGGAATGTAGAGCATAAGATAATTGCAGTATGTGGAGAAGGAGAATTGATTATACCAGATATTATAAAAGAAAGTGTTAAAGAAAAACCTATTATGATTAATGATAATTGTACAGTATATAGGGTAGACAATACATCAATCTATTTTCCAGAAGATATATCTCAAATCGTGCTGGATAGAAATCTCTTTAAAAATAGAATACTTAAGAATAGATTTAACTTACAAGAAGCATGTATGGTATCTTCTAGAGGTTGCATATATAATTGTGCTTTCTGTGGAGGAGCAAAAAGTTTAAATGAAGATATTTGCACTAGAATTAGAAGTAAGGACAGTATAATAGATGAGATTAATGAAATAAAGAAGGTTAATCCAGAGGTACAAAGTATTAGGATGTTGGATGATTTATTTTTAAGAAGTAGAAGGAGTATAAAAGAAGCAATTGAAATATTTCAAATAGTACAATTAAAGTGGCGAGCAATGGCGCATATTTATTCATTTAGAAACAATCAAGATTTATTACAGGAACTATCTAGATGTGGATGTTTAGAGGTGTTTGTAGGGATAGAAACAGGCTCGAATAGAATGAGAAAAAAAATTAACAAATTGGGAACTGCTGAAGAAGTTTATGAGTGTATTAAAGCTATATTAAATGCTAATATTAATGTTAAAGGTTATTTTATGTATGGATTACCTGAAGAAAATCTAGAGGATATGCAAGAAACCTATAGGTTAGCTAGAGAATTAAAGGAAGCTTCAGAAAATACAAAAGCAATGTTTAGAAATAGTACATTCCAATTTAGACCTTATCATGGTACATTATTATATGAACAACTTAAAGAGAAAAACATTAAGTTAGAAGGAATTCAGTCTAATAATAGTTTAAATAGTATTAAGGGAAGAACACAATTTAATTATAGCGCGGGTAATTTTAGTGAATGCCCAGATAATGTACTAAATGACTTTATAATTAATACATTAAAAATGAATGAGGATTGA
- the tmk gene encoding dTMP kinase translates to MAGFFAFDGPNGVGKSTLINEVSNMLQERGIEVLNTSEPSTLEIGKFTRRISEYVRKETLACLVAADRYEHINKVIQPALDEKRIVLCDRYIASSLVLQGIDGVDEQFILNLCNNMILPDIYFILIASPYTIRKRLKERENLTRFERESKIEYLEVEYFKNAVTILENMGIEVYEINTDNSPENCIQQVLEAILVKIKQVEMS, encoded by the coding sequence ATGGCAGGATTTTTTGCATTTGATGGACCTAATGGAGTGGGGAAATCAACACTTATAAATGAAGTTAGTAATATGTTGCAAGAGAGGGGAATAGAGGTACTCAATACATCGGAACCTAGTACATTAGAGATTGGTAAGTTTACAAGGAGGATAAGTGAGTATGTAAGAAAAGAAACATTAGCATGTCTAGTAGCAGCGGATCGATATGAACATATAAATAAAGTTATTCAACCTGCGTTAGATGAAAAAAGGATTGTTTTATGTGATAGATATATAGCATCTTCTTTGGTATTACAAGGTATAGATGGAGTAGATGAACAATTTATTCTAAATTTGTGCAACAATATGATCTTGCCAGACATTTATTTTATTTTGATAGCTAGTCCATATACAATTAGAAAAAGGTTAAAAGAAAGAGAAAATCTTACTCGATTTGAGCGCGAGAGTAAGATTGAGTATTTAGAAGTAGAATATTTCAAAAATGCTGTTACGATACTTGAAAATATGGGAATAGAAGTTTATGAAATAAATACAGACAACTCACCAGAGAATTGTATACAGCAAGTCTTAGAAGCTATTTTAGTAAAAATTAAGCAAGTGGAGATGTCATAA
- a CDS encoding recombinase family protein, translated as MKIQQKCQINNNLFAYITGNTIKEKGEIIMDKYEYARCSINENKQDINRQKRGVKTLGGVVEMNIYWEYESGTKVDCIELNKLLESS; from the coding sequence GTGAAAATACAGCAAAAATGTCAAATAAATAACAACCTTTTTGCTTACATAACGGGAAATACTATCAAAGAAAAGGGTGAAATAATTATGGATAAATATGAATATGCAAGATGTTCAATAAATGAAAATAAACAGGATATTAATAGACAGAAACGAGGAGTAAAGACATTGGGTGGTGTGGTTGAAATGAACATTTATTGGGAGTATGAGAGTGGCACAAAAGTGGATTGCATTGAGTTAAATAAGTTATTAGAGAGTAGCTGA
- a CDS encoding recombinase family protein produces MAHYKSTKQLYEIIKIVKKKYLKLVIGGFIVDYIKDKLDAMTEGMLKMMGVFAEMKRNMISDRVKSGMTNVVAKRKNIGRSVLLLKNHPVVLLGITPNNKNNNLINVS; encoded by the coding sequence ATCGCGCATTACAAAAGTACTAAGCAGTTATATGAAATTATCAAGATTGTCAAGAAGAAGTATCTGAAGTTAGTTATTGGTGGATTTATAGTTGATTATATTAAAGATAAACTTGATGCAATGACAGAAGGTATGCTAAAAATGATGGGAGTATTTGCTGAAATGAAAAGAAATATGATAAGTGATCGTGTAAAGAGTGGAATGACAAATGTAGTTGCTAAGAGGAAGAATATAGGAAGATCTGTTCTACTTTTAAAAAATCACCCAGTAGTTTTATTAGGTATTACCCCCAATAACAAAAATAACAACTTAATAAATGTGAGTTGA
- a CDS encoding uracil-DNA glycosylase family protein: protein MLKQIKQCQKCNLYQNQPPLIEECEACDVMWVGLSAKKITDNKGMPLAPSTNTGKIIAEIEETIGLDKSYKTNLVKCAPLDDNSKLRYPKKEEVGVCIENLIVEIKYLQPKVIFLLGTQVKEAIEQYYEINFPKSVEYDFISLSIDNIKFVPIQHPSYIHIYKQKEKYKYIQNIKRIIVQNTLIQDVKKAVDE from the coding sequence ATGTTAAAGCAAATAAAACAATGTCAGAAGTGTAATTTATATCAGAATCAACCACCTTTAATTGAAGAATGTGAAGCATGTGATGTAATGTGGGTAGGCTTATCAGCTAAGAAGATAACAGATAACAAAGGTATGCCTCTTGCACCTAGTACTAATACAGGAAAAATAATAGCAGAAATTGAAGAGACTATTGGTTTAGATAAATCATATAAGACAAATTTAGTGAAGTGTGCACCTTTAGATGACAATAGTAAGCTTCGATATCCTAAAAAAGAAGAAGTTGGTGTATGTATAGAAAACTTAATTGTTGAAATAAAGTATCTCCAACCTAAGGTAATTTTTTTATTAGGTACTCAAGTTAAAGAAGCTATTGAACAGTACTATGAGATTAACTTTCCTAAGAGTGTAGAATATGATTTTATTTCTCTGAGTATTGATAATATAAAGTTTGTACCAATTCAGCATCCATCATATATTCATATATATAAGCAAAAAGAAAAGTATAAATATATTCAGAATATAAAGCGTATTATTGTACAGAATACTTTAATACAAGATGTAAAAAAGGCTGTTGATGAATAA
- a CDS encoding carbohydrate kinase family protein has translation MNTYDVYLHGMILKTNSFLLKDKYPIADTYGEIREKYELPGGETGTCATVLSSLGCTVKMDGNYMGAKTYPLIKSFYQDKKVDISALTVEEGYDGLEDYVIIDQATRTPFGMFQGFYGDTIERWNQPNREDIKAAAVVGLDPFFRIASEEVAAYCIEEGKKYVTIDCPYDSFLHQNASITILSGEFFGYTYLDEDKEELFERYVENSEGLVIFTRGSKPLWYGRKATGRLSLEPYQVEVKSTLGAGDTFKAACIYALLKGMSDLETVKFASATAAVACTRFPLPLNPPQLEEVIALMNS, from the coding sequence ATGAATACATACGATGTTTATTTACATGGGATGATTTTAAAGACCAATAGTTTTTTACTTAAGGATAAGTATCCTATAGCAGATACTTATGGTGAGATTAGAGAAAAGTATGAGCTGCCTGGAGGAGAAACAGGGACTTGTGCTACTGTACTTAGTAGCTTAGGGTGCACGGTAAAAATGGATGGTAATTATATGGGAGCTAAGACCTATCCTTTGATTAAGTCATTTTATCAGGATAAAAAGGTGGATATAAGTGCTTTGACAGTAGAAGAGGGCTATGATGGACTTGAGGATTATGTCATTATTGACCAAGCGACAAGGACACCTTTTGGGATGTTTCAGGGATTTTATGGTGATACGATAGAGAGGTGGAATCAGCCTAATAGGGAGGATATTAAAGCAGCTGCAGTTGTGGGACTTGATCCTTTCTTTAGAATAGCCTCAGAGGAAGTGGCAGCTTATTGCATAGAAGAGGGGAAAAAGTATGTGACGATCGATTGTCCTTATGATAGTTTTTTACATCAGAATGCTAGTATTACTATTTTATCAGGGGAGTTCTTTGGCTATACTTATCTAGATGAGGATAAAGAAGAGCTATTTGAACGTTATGTGGAAAATAGTGAGGGCTTAGTGATTTTCACAAGAGGTTCAAAGCCACTATGGTATGGTAGAAAGGCAACAGGAAGATTGAGTCTTGAGCCTTATCAAGTAGAAGTTAAAAGTACTTTAGGCGCAGGAGATACCTTTAAAGCTGCTTGTATTTATGCCTTATTAAAGGGCATGTCAGATTTAGAAACGGTCAAATTTGCTAGTGCTACAGCAGCAGTAGCTTGCACTAGATTTCCACTACCTCTTAATCCACCGCAGTTAGAGGAAGTTATAGCGTTAATGAATAGCTAA
- a CDS encoding IS4 family transposase yields the protein MKPKQIKKLLVDEIQKIADNPQDYCTNPGSDFLRKRKLPMNKILAGIIGMGSGSLTNELLDLFGASADTPTSSAFVQQRKKIKPEAFKKIFDGFSSKLIDNFNEDMPILAVDGSDVQIPTNPDDLNSFHSGKDGRKSYNLLHINALYNINYSIYHDVIIQKSKEKNEHNALQEMVDRSEIPKALVIADRGYESFNSMAHIQEKGWFFLIRVKDGINGIKNGLDLPKTDCFDIDISLKLTRKKTNAVKELFKDKNHYRSVSSAQPFDYLPLKNKKSEPAKFYELHFRIVRFPISETSYETIVTNLNSEKYPPDEVKKLYASRWGIETSFRDLKYTIGMLDFHSKKVMCIQQEIYAHMIMYNFAEMITWHVVIEKKQRKHTYKANFSVAVHMCRLFYHGKATSPDLEVIIARNLIPVRPNRHRERNLTIKLFHGFLYRVA from the coding sequence ATGAAACCCAAACAAATTAAAAAGCTTTTAGTAGATGAAATCCAAAAGATAGCTGACAATCCGCAAGATTATTGTACCAATCCAGGTAGTGATTTTTTACGCAAAAGGAAATTGCCCATGAATAAAATTTTAGCTGGAATTATTGGAATGGGAAGTGGGAGCCTTACAAACGAATTATTAGATCTATTTGGTGCATCTGCAGATACACCAACTTCTTCTGCGTTTGTTCAGCAGAGAAAAAAGATAAAGCCTGAAGCGTTTAAGAAGATATTTGACGGCTTTTCAAGTAAACTTATAGATAACTTTAATGAAGATATGCCCATACTTGCTGTTGATGGGTCTGATGTACAGATTCCTACCAATCCTGATGATTTAAATTCATTTCATTCTGGAAAAGATGGAAGAAAATCATATAATCTTCTGCATATAAATGCGTTGTATAATATAAATTATTCTATTTATCATGATGTGATAATACAAAAATCTAAAGAAAAGAATGAACATAACGCTCTACAAGAAATGGTTGATCGTTCTGAAATTCCTAAAGCACTCGTGATAGCTGATAGAGGTTATGAATCTTTCAACAGCATGGCTCACATTCAAGAAAAAGGATGGTTCTTTCTTATTCGTGTCAAAGATGGAATTAATGGTATAAAGAATGGATTGGATTTACCCAAAACAGACTGTTTTGATATTGATATTTCTTTAAAACTTACAAGAAAGAAAACGAATGCAGTCAAAGAACTTTTCAAAGACAAAAATCATTATCGAAGTGTTTCTTCAGCCCAACCGTTTGATTATTTACCACTTAAAAACAAGAAATCTGAACCTGCTAAATTCTATGAATTACACTTCCGAATAGTGAGATTTCCTATTTCAGAAACTTCCTATGAAACAATAGTTACAAATCTAAACAGTGAAAAGTATCCTCCTGATGAGGTAAAAAAACTGTATGCTTCTCGTTGGGGGATTGAAACATCTTTTCGAGATTTGAAATATACGATTGGAATGTTAGATTTTCATTCAAAAAAGGTGATGTGTATCCAACAAGAAATCTATGCACATATGATAATGTATAACTTTGCAGAAATGATTACATGGCACGTAGTCATTGAAAAAAAGCAAAGAAAGCATACATATAAAGCAAATTTCTCAGTTGCAGTGCATATGTGTAGGTTATTCTATCATGGAAAAGCAACATCACCTGATTTAGAAGTCATAATCGCAAGAAATCTCATTCCTGTACGGCCTAATAGGCATAGGGAACGAAACTTAACTATCAAGCTTTTTCATGGCTTCCTTTATAGAGTAGCATAA